The Saccharopolyspora gregorii genomic interval CGCTCGCCGAGCACCTCGACGCGGAGCGGCTGTTCACCGAGACCAAGCAGGGCTTCGCCTTCTACCACAAGGCGTTCGGGGTCCCCTACCCGTTCGGCAAGTACGACCAGTGCTTCGTGCCGGAGTTCAACGCGGGCGCCATGGAGAACGCCGGCTGCGTCACCTTCCTGGAGGACTTCGTCTTCCGGTCGAAGGTCACCGGCTACCTCTACGAGCGCCGCGCCGAGACCGTGCTGCACGAGATGGCGCACATGTGGTTCGGCGACCTCGTCACCATGCGCTGGTGGGACGACCTGTGGCTCAACGAGTCGTTCGCCACCTGGGCCAGCGTGCTCGCGCAGGTCGGCGGCACGCAGTACACGAGCGCCTGGACCACCTTCGCCAGCGTCGAGAAGTCCTGGGCGTACCGGCAGGACCAGCTGCCCTCCACGCACCCGGTCGCCGCCGACATCCCCGACCTGCAGGCCGTCGAGGTGAACTTCGACGGCATCACCTACGCCAAGGGCGCTTCGGTGCTCAAGCAGCTCGTCGCGTACGTGGGGCTGGACAACTTCCTCGCCGGGCTGCGCGGCTACTTCGAGCGGCACGCGTGGGGCAACGCCACCCTGAACGACCTGCTGCTGGCCCTGGAGGAGGCGTCCGGGCGCGACCTGTCCTGGTGGAGCGCCCAGTGGCTGCAGACCACCGGCCTGAACATGCTGCGCCCCCGGTTCAGCACCGACGACGAGGGCCGGTTCACCGAGTTCACCGTCGTGCAGAACGGCGCCCGCCCCGGTGCGGGTGAGCACCGCACCCACCGGCTCGCGATCGGCGTCTACGACGACGACCCGGCCACCGGGCGGCTCGTGCGCACCCACCGCGTCGAACTGGACGTCAGCGGTGAGCGCACCGCGGTGCCGGACCTGGTCGGCGTGCACCGCGGCAAGCTGGTGCTGGTCAACGACGACGACCTCACCTACTGCACGATGCGGCTCGACCCCGAGTCGCTGGCCACGCTCATCGACCGGATCGGCGACATCGAGCAGTCGCTGCCGCGCGCACTGTGCTGGTCCACCGCCTGGGAGATGACCCGGGAGGCGGAGCTCAAGGCGCGCGACTTCGTCAGCCTCGTGCTCGGCCGCTCCGCCGACTCCGGGATCGGCGCGGAGAGCGAGATCGGCGTGGTGCAGCGGGTCCTGCTGCAGACCCAGACCGCGCTGGCCTCCTACGCCGACGCCGACTGGCAGCCCGAGGGCTGGGACCGGTTCTCCACCCGGATGCTGGAACTGGCGCGGGCCGCCGAACCGGGGTCGGACCACCAGCTGGCGTTCGTGAACACGCTGGCCTCCTCGGTGCTCGGCGAGCAGCACCTCGCGGCGGTGCGCGGCTGGCTGGACGGCACGGAGCCGCTGCCGGGGCTCGCCGTCGACACCGACCTGCGCTGGCTGCTGCTGCAGGCGCTCGTCGCGCACGGCGCCGCCGCCGAGGACGAGATCGACGCCGAGCTCGACCAGGACCGGACCGCCACCGGCCGCCGCAAGGCCGAGCGGGCGCGGTCGCTCATCCCCACCCCGGAGTCCAAGGAACGCGCCTGGCAGCGCGCCGTGCACGACGACGAACTGCCGAACGCGGTCAGCGACGCGATCATCGCCGGGTTCCAGCACCCGGGGCAGCGCGAGCTGCTGGCCTCCTACGTGGAGCGCTACTTCGCCGAGATCGACGAGGTGTGGCAGCGGCGGTCCAGCGAGCGCGCGCAGCCCACCGTCATCGGGCTGTTCCCGTCCTGGGCCGTGCGGCAGAGCACCGTCGACGCCGCCGACGCCTGGCTCGCCGAGGAGCGGCCGGCGGCGCTGCGGCGGCTGGTCTCCGAGGGGCGGGCCGGGATCGTGCGGGCGCTGGCCGCGCGCGAGTTCGACCGCTCGTAACCCGCGGGCACGAGAACGGGGGCGGACCTGGTCGGGTCCGCCCCCGCTTCACGTTCGGGTCGAGCGCCGGGTTCGGCTCAGCGCTGGGTGCCGGCGGCGTCGGCGAGCATCCGCAACGCGCTGAGCAGCCCTTCGATCATCTCGCCCTCCTTGAACGAAGCGACCATCGTCATCAGCGCCAGCTGGCAACTGCGGTCCGGGACGCGGCGCTTCGACTCCTCGCCGGTCACGATCTCCACCGCCCGCTGCTGCGGCGACACCGCCAGCAGCACCCCTTCGGCGGCGCGCGCCCCGAGGTTGGCGTGCAGCTCGCCCGCGGTCTCCCGGGTCTGCTCGCCGAGGTCGCCCAGGTACACCGCGAACTCCAGCCCGGTGCTGCGGCTGGAGAGGGTGAGCGCCTCGTCGAGCCGGGCGAGCTGACCGGTGCTGAACGGCAGGTGCGGCCCTTCCGGGCGGACGCGCCGGGCGATGGACAGCCGGCCGGTCGCGGTCACCGCCTCCCCGGTCGCCAGGTCCTGGTCGCCGCCGGAGCGGCCCTCGCCGGTGATCTCACCAGTGGCCACGTGCGCCTCCCCGGTCGGTGCTGTGCGCGTGCTCGGCTGCGGCGGACGCCGTCTCCGCGGAGTCCTGGTCGCCCGGCGGCGCGGTGCTCACGCGCGCCGGATCGGCCACCCAGAACACCGGGGCGAACTCCCAGTCCTGCCCTGCGCGGTATCGGGAACGGGTCAGCTTCGAGCGGAGGGTGATCAGCGCGACCAGGAGGTACACGGACGCCGGGATCACCGCCAGCACGAGGAAGGTCTCAACCGCAGTCACGCTGAGCACGGTAGCCGATCACGTCGCCGCGTGGGACGACGCCACGGCACGCCCGTGTCCTCCGCCCGAGGTCCGGCCGCCGCCGCGAACCGGCCTGTGGACAGCCCGGCATTCTTGTGGACAACTCCGATCCGCTTTTCCGCGCACGCGGAACAAGACCGGCGAGACCTCTCCGCCACCTGGGGAAACGACAATTCCTCGCGCACCGGATCGCGCGGACCGGTGCAGAATCCGATCGGCGGAATCGGTACCGCAGCCGGTCGATCCGCCCGCGCCCGGGAGCACGCGACTTCAATTTCCGGTGAAAACACGTGCGTCCGAACGGGTGAGCCGGGGCCGTTCTTGACACGAGAACGGTTTCGTGCGAGGAACCTGCTCTTCGGACCCGCCCCGCCACCGCGGTCACTCCTGGTGCCGGGGACCGGCGCCGAACAGGGGATTCGCCCCGCGGAACGGGCTCGGCAGGACCATCCCGAGCGTCGCCGGCGACTCCCGCGACCGCCGACGCCGACCGCCGCGGCGGCGCACGGGCCAGGCCACGCCTGGTGAGCAGCGCACGTCGATTCCGTGACCGCACGTGACCATCCCGGCCCTGAGCAGGACAAGGGCTACCGAAAGTCACTAGTCAAGCGTGTCGCGCCTCACGTAATGTAACTCTTTCAGCGCAATCGCCGCCGCCGAATGGAGCCCATCCAGAAGGTCGCAGCGGGCGGCGAGTTGGCGGCTTGTTTGAACGCTCCCGCGCTTCTAGTTTTTCACCTGTATGGGTCTTGCATATTTGATCACTAGCCCCATGGACAGTCCATTCGCCTGCGGGAGGCACACCATGTCGTCGATCAACACCGCCGCTCAGCGCAATCTTGGCACCATTTTCCAGAACGCGCAGCCCCTTGTCGAACACGTTCCGCACACGGCTTCCGGCATCCGCATCAGCGGGACGGATCGCGGGGTCCGGATCAGCGGTGCCGACCGGGGCGTGCGGATCAGCTCGCAGTCCGGAGTCCGCATCAGCGGCGCCCGGCGCGGGGTGCGGATCAGCTCGGCGGACCGCGGGGTCCGGATCAGCGGCGAAGACCGGGGCGTGCGGATCAGCTCGCGGGGCGTGCGCATCAGCGGCGGCGACCGCGGCGTCCGCATCAGCGGCACCGAACGCGGCGTGCGGATCAGCGGCGAGGACCGCGGTGTGCGGATCAGCTCGCGCTGCGGGGTCCGGATCAGCTCGCGGGCAGGCGTGCGGATCAGCGGCGAGGAGCGCGGTGTCCGGATCTCAGGTCAGGAGCGCGGTGTCCGGATCAGCTCGCGGACCGGCGTCCGGATCAGCGGCACCGAGCGGGGCGTCCGGATCTCCGGCCACGACCGCGGCGTGCGCATCAGCGGTGCGGACCGCGGCGTGCGGATCAGCTCGCAGGCAGGCGTCCGGATCTCAGGTCAGGAGCGCGGCGTCCGGATCAGCTCGCGGACCGGCGTCCGGATCAGCGGCACCGAGCAAGGCGTCCGGATCTCCGGCCACGACCGCGGCGTGCGCATCAGCGGTGCGGACCGCGGCGTGCGGATCAGCTCGCAGGCAGGCGTCCGGATCTCAGGTCAGGAGCGCGGCGTCCGGATCAGCGGCGAGGACCGCGGCGTGCGGATCAGCTCGCGCTGCGGGGTCCGGATCAGCTCGCGGGCGGGCGTCCGGATCAGCGGCGAGAACCGCGGGGTCCGGATCAGCTCGCAGCGGCGCGGCGTCCGCATCAGCAGCCGGGCCGGCGTGCGGATCAGCGGCCAGCAGGGCGTGCGCATCAGCAGCACCGACCGCGGCGTCCGCATCAGCTCGCGGGCGGGCGTCCGGATCTCCGGCCAGGACCGCGGCGTGCGGATCAGCGGCCGGCACGGCGTCCGGATCAGCAGCACCGACCGCGGCGTCCGGATCAGCGCCGAGGACCGCGGCGTCCGGATCAGCTCGCAAGCAGGCGTCCGGATCAGCGCAGCCGAGCGCGGCGTCCGCATCAGTGCGGCGGACCGCGGCGTCCGGATCAGCTCGCAAGCAGGCGTCCGGATCAGCGCAGCCGAGCGCGGCGTCCGCATCAGTGCGGCGGACCGCGGCGTCCGGATCAGCTCGCAAGCGGGCGTGCGCATTAGCTCGGCCTACCGCGGCGTCCGGATCTCCGGCCAGGACCGCGGCGTGCGGATCAGCGGCCGGAGTTCCCGTCAGCTCACCGCGGCGGCCTGACGTGTCCGCAGCGCCGTCACGCCGCCGATTCGCCCAGGTACGGCAGCCACAGCGGGTCCGTCTCGGACAGCCCGGCGATCAGCCGCCAGTGCCTGCCGCGCGGAGCGTGCGGGGCCACCGGCAGCTGCCAGCCCAGTTCGCTGAGCGTCTTGTCCGCCTTGCGGTGGTTGCACCTGGTGCAGCAAGCGACGCAGTTCTCCCACTCGTGCGGCCCGCCCCGGCTGCGCGGCACCACGTGATCGATCGTCTCGGCCCGCCCCCCGCAGTACACGCAGCGATGCCCGTCGCGGTGCATCAGCGCGGACCGGGTGAGCGGAACGCGCCCCCGGTACGGGACGCGGACGAAGCTGCTGAGCCGGATGACCGACGGCACCTGGTGGCTGCTGGTGGCCGAGTGCAGCACCAGCCCCGCCGAGTCGCCGTGCACGACCTCCGCCTTGCCGCAGACCAGCAGCACGATCGCCCTGCGCAGCGGAAGCGCGGTCAGCGGTTCGAAGGTCGTGTTGAGCAGCAGCACCCGCCGCTTGCGCCAGGCGGGTGCGGAAGTGCCCGACTGCCCGGCGGGCGGCGCGTGGCACAGCGTCGCCCGAGGCGCGAGCCCGGCGGCCGCGCCTGTCGGAGTCGGTATTCGGTCGTGCACGCGACCACCTCCACCGGTTGGCAAGGACCAGTCGACCACAATCGACACCCCGAACGCACGTGTGATTCACCACGTGCTAGCCACCTGCGCCGCGGGCCGAGCCCGAGGTCGCGGCGGACCTGAGCGATCTCCGAGGTCCGACCGGCACCACTGCGCCGATCGTATGGGCTCCGGTGTTGATCGTTCAGGGTGAATTCGGCGAGGTGCCGCCGCACCCGCACCGGCCCCGGCCCGTTCCCCCGTATCGTCGGCGGGCGTGACGAAGGTTCAGCCGCCCCTGTCCTATCCGCACGCCGAACGCGCCGACGTGGTCGACGACCTGCACGGCAGGAGGGTTCCCGACCCGTACCGCGCGCTGGAGGACCCGGCCGACCCCCGGACCGAGGAGTGGTCCGCCGCGCAGGACGAGTTCGCCCGCGCCCGGCTCGACGCGCTGCCCGGCCGCGCGGAGATCGCGCAGCGCCTGACGTCCCTGCTCTCGGCGGGATCGGTGTCGGCCCCGGTGTGGCGGGCCGGTCGCGCGTTCTTCACCCGCCGCGCGCCGGGCCAGGAGTTCCCGGTGCTGTACCTGCTCGACGAGGACGGTTCGGAGCGGCCGCTGCTGGACGTCACCGAGCTGGACCCGTCCGGCCTCACCACGCTGGACCGCTGGTCGCCGAGCCTGGAGGGCGACCGGCTCGCCTACCAGGTCTCCGTCGGCGGTGACGAGGAGTCGCTGCTGCACGTGCTGGACGTGACCACCGGCGAGCTGCTGGAAGGCCCCATCGACCGGTGCCGCTACTCGTCGATCTCGTGGATGCCGGGCGGCAACGAGTACTTCTACGTGCGGCGGCTGCCGCCGGAAGCCGTGCCGGACGGCGAGGAGCAGTTCCACCGCCGGGTGTGGCGCCACCAGGTGGGCGCGCACCCGGACGACGACCTGCTGGTGCACGGCGACGGCCTGGAGCACACCTTCTACTACGACGCCCGCGTGTCCCGGGACGGCCGCTGGCTGCTGGTGCACGGCAGCCCCGGCACGGCGCGGCGGGACTCGATGTGGATCGCGGACCTGTCCGGGGACGGGCGGCTGCGCCAGGTCGTCGACACCTCCGAGGGCATCCGCGCCTCGGCGTGGGTGGAGCGCGACGGCCGGCTGTACGTGCAGACGACGCTGGACGCCCCGCGCTGGCGGCTCTGCGTCGCCGACCCGGAGGCACCGGAACCGGCGAACTGGCAGGAGCTGATCCCCGAGGACCCGGATTCGGTGCTGGAGGCGGTGCGCTGGTTCGACGACGGCACCGACGACCCGAAGCTCGCGGTGCTGCGCACCCGGCACGCGGTGTCCGAGCTGGCGCTGCACGACCCGGTCACCGGCGACCGCACCGAGCAGGTCCCGCTGCCGGGCACCGGTCAGATCACGGCGCTGACCGCCGTCGACGAGGAGACCGAGGGCGACCGGGACCGGCTGTGGATCGGCTGGACCGACTTCGCGACGCCACCCTGCGTACACCTCTACACCCGGGCCTCCGGCACCACGCGGCAGGAGCGGCGCGCACCGGGCGCGGCGGAGCTTCCGGAGGTGCGCTCCTCCCAGGTCGAGTACACCTCGAAGGACGGCACCACCGTCCGGATGTTCCTGCTCTCGCCGACCGCCGAGCCGGACGTCCCGCGGCCCGCGCTGGTCACCGGTTACGGCGGGTTCTCGCTGTCGATGGAACCGTCCTACTCCCCCACCGCGCTGGCCTGGGTCGCCGCGGGCGGGGTATGGGCGCTGCCCTCGCTGCGCGGCGGCGGCGAGGAAGGCGAGCAGTGGCACCGCGCGGGCATGCGCGAGAGCAAGCAGAACGTGTTCGACGACTTCCACGCCGCGGCCGAGCACCTGGTGTCCACCGGCTGGACCTCCCCGGACCGGCTGGCGATCACCGGCGGCTCCAACGGCGGGCTGCTGGTCGGCGCGGCGCTGACGCAACGCCCGGAGCTGTACCGGGCGGTGGTGTGCTCGGCGCCGCTGCTGGACATGGTGCGCTACGAGAAGTTCCTGCTGGGCCGCACCTGGAACGACGAGTACGGCACCGCCGACGACCCGGAGGAGCTGGACTGGCTGCTGTCGTACTCGCCGTACCACGCGGTCGCCGAGGGCACCGGCTACCCGTCCGTGCTGTTCGCGGTGTACGAGTCCGACACCCGGGTCGACCCGAACCACGCGCGCAAGATGTGCGCGGCCCTCCAGCACGCCACGAGTTCGGACCCGCAGCAGCGGCCCGTGCTGCTGCGGCGGGAGACCGAGGTGGGGCACTCCGCCCGGTCCGTTTCGCGTACCGTGGGCCTGGCGACCGACCAGATCGCCTTCCTAGCGGAGGCCACCGGGCTCCCCCTCGCCTGAGCGGTCGCCACCTCTGACAACTCAGTCGCGGTAGGCGCGTGCCCGTCCAGCGGTGCGCGGCCGGCTCCGGGAACTGCGGACGGCGGGGCGTCCGCAGCTCCCGGCAGGCAGTCGGCCGGCACCGGCGCGGGGCGCGTCCTGCCGCGGTGCGATTCGACGTTCGCAACACCCGAGCATGGAGACCCCCGACCCATGACACCCCCGCTGTTGACCCAGCCGCTGCTGACCCAGCCGAACTGCGTCGAGGACGACGGCAGCTGGTGCCAGACCGTCTTCTCGTGGACCGGCAACGAGTGGCTGGCGATGTACTCCGAGCTGCTCATCGCCAAGCCGCTGAACATCCTGATGATCGTCATCATCGCGCTCCTGGTGCGCTACTTCGTGCACCGCACCATCTCCCGGCTCACCAGGGGCAACGGCGGCAAGACGCCGAAGCTGCTGGTGCCGCTGAAGGAACGCCGCCCGGAGTCCTCGGCGATGGCGCTGCTCTCGGAACGCCGGATGCAGCGGGCCCGCACCATCGGCTCGGTGCTCAAGTCGCTGTCCTCGTTCGTGATCTTCGGCTTGGCGCTGATGTACGCGCTGAAGTCGCTGGGCATCGAACTCGCCCCGATCCTGGCCTCCGCCGGGGTGCTGGGCGTGGCCGTCGCGTTCGGCGCGCAGAACCTCGTCCGGGACTTCCTGTCCGGGATGTTCATGATGGTCGAGGACCAGTACGGCGTCGGCGACATCGTCGACCTCGGCGAGGCCAGCGGCACCGTGGAGGCCGTGGGCCTGCGCGTCACGACGCTGCGCGACCTCAACGGCACCGTCTGGTACGTGCGCAACGGCGAGATCCTGCGCGTCGGCAACTCCAGCCAGGGCTTCGCCGTCGCCGTCGTCGACTTCCCGATCTCGCACACCAGCTCGGTGGAGAAGGCCATGGAGGTCGCGCTCCGCGTCGCCACCGAGGCCGCCGCCCGGGAACCGCTGTCGAAGGACGTGCTGAACCCGCCGGACATGCTCGGCGTCGACAAGATCACCTCGGACACGATCACGCTGCGGCTCACGGTGAAGGTGCGGCCCAGCACCCAGTGGGCGGTGCAGCGCAGGCTCCGCGTCGCGATCAAGCGGGCCTACGACGAGGAGAACATCGAGCCGCCGTACCCCCACGGCCGGCCGCAGCTGGACTCGGCCCAGGTATGAGCGGTGCCGCCGGCAGGGGAGGATGGCGGGTGTGAGCGCACCGGAGACCTTCTACGACCAAGTCGGCGGCGAACCCACCTTCCGCTTCATCGTGGCGCGGTTCTACGAGGAGGTGGCGAAGGACGAGCTGCTGCGCCCGCTCTACCCGGAGGAGGACCTCGGTCCCGCCGAAGAGCGGCTGCGGCTGTTCCTCATGCAGTACTGGGGCGGGCCGCACACCTACTCGGATCGCCGGGGCCACCCCCGGCTGCGGATGCGGCACGCACCGTTCAAGGTGGGTCCTGCGGAGCGGGACGCGTGGCTGCGCTGCATGCGGATAGCGGTGGACGAGGCCGACCTGGGCGACGAACATCGCGAGCAGCTCTGGCAGTACTTGGAGATGGCGGCGCAGAGCATGATGAATTCGTGGTTCTAGGAGCCTGATCGCTTGTCATGAACGCACCGGTGGGGGACTCGGGAGCGGCTCCGGCCGCCCCCTGGTGGCGCGATGCGGTGTTCTACCGGCTGGACCTCCGGTCGTTCGCCGACGCCAACGGTGACGGGGTGGGGGACCTCGACGGAGCCCGGCTGCGCCTCGGCTACCTGGAGCTGCTGGGCGTGGACGCTCTGTGGCTGACCGCGGTGGCGTCGGCGCCGCTGACCGATCCGCTGCGGGGTCGCGGCGTCGACCCGGTGCTGGGCGAGCTGGAATCGTTCGAATCGCTGGTGGACGAGGCGCACGCCGCGGGCCTGCGGGTCGCGGTGGACGTCACCGCGCAGCGCGACCGGATCGAACAGCTCACCGCACCGGAGCACGAGGTGTTCGCGGAGTCGGCGCGGTTCTGGCTGGACCGCGGCGTGGACGCGCTGCGGGTCGCCTCGGTGCCCGGCGCGGGCGCCCCGGCGGGAGCCGCGGTCCGCGAGGTGCTGCGGGCGCTGGCGCCGGTCATCGCCGACTACCCGGGCCGCGGTGTCGGCGTGCTCATCGACGAGTCCTGGTTCGACGCCTACCAGGACCACGACGGCTGGGACATCGGCATCGACCTGCGGTTGGGCCGCACCCTGTTCGACGCGGGCGAGCTGCGGGAGGTCATCACCCGGATGCTGGCGTCCGCGCGGATGCTCGGCGTCCCCGCCGTGTGGGTGGTGGCCGGGGAGGACCGGACGCACCCGGTGACCCGGTTCGGCGGCGGCGCCGCCGGGGAGGCCCGCGCACGGGCGCTGGCCCTGGTGTCGCTGGGCCTGCCGGGGATCGTCGGCCTGGACACCGGTGAAGAGCTGGGTCTGCCGAGCGCCGGTGCCGGATCCCGGTCGGCACCGCCCGCGCGCGGCCCGATGCCGTGGGAGGGCGACGAGCCGTCGTTCGGCTTCTCCCCCGTGCCGGGCGGCTGGTGGCCGATGTCGGCGGAGTGGGCCGACTACACCGTGGAAGCCCAGCTGGAGGACCCGGACTCGACGCTGTCGCTGTACCGCCGGGCGCTGGAGCTGCGCAAGGAGCACCCGGCGCTGCGCGGCGACGAGGTGGCCTGGTTCGGCGCCCCGGCGGGCTGCTTCGCGTTCCGGCGGGAACCGGGCGCGCTGACCTGCGCGTTGAACGCCTCGGCGGAACCGGTGACGCTGCCGCCGGGCGAAGTGCTGCTGGCCAGCGGCGAGCTCGACGGCGACCGGCTGCCGCCGAACACGGCGGTGTGGCTCATCTGACCCCCGCAGGCGGGGCGGCCGGCTGCTCCGGACGGAGCCGCCGGGAGCGACCGGTGCCGCTCCGACCGGCCGGGCCGGCCGCGGAGATCGGGTCGAACCGCAGGCCGCCGAGCCGGTGACGGGTTCCCCGACGCGCCCGGTGACCTTCCGATCGACCCGGCGCGACCGGCGGGTAAGTTGTGCAACGCCCGAGTTCCGCCTCAGTATCCCCAGGACGTCATGCCCGCAGCGAGCCCGGCACCGCACCACGCCACCCCGCAGCGCACCGAGGGCTCCACCAAGGCCCGCGGTACCCGCCTGCTCGGGGTGGACCTGGCCCGATTCGTCGCCATCTTCGGCATGTTCGTGATCCACTTCGGGGCGCCGTTCTGCGGCGGATTCGTGGAAGTGGGGCTGGCGCAGGCCTCCAGCGGACGCGCGACCGCCCTGTTCACCTTCCTCGCCGGGGTCTCCCTGGCGATGCTCACCGGGCGCGGCAGGCCGCTGACCGGCAGCGCGCTGCGGGACGCGCGGGTGCGGGTCGCGGTCCGCGCCGTGCTGCTGCTGCTGATCGGGCTGGCGCTGGCGAAGTCCACCGAGGCCACCGGCTTCCTGCTCACCGTGATCATCCCGTTCTACGGGGTGTACTTCCTGCTGTCCCTGCCGTTCCTCGGGATGAGCCCGCGCGGCACCGGGATCGCCGCCGCGGTGCTCGTCCTCGCCGGGCCGCAGCTGTCGTTCCTGCTGCGCTGGTTGCTCGCCGGGGACAACGCGGTGGCCGCCGCGGCCGGGGCGTGGCACTCCGTCGACCCGGGCAACCTGATCGCCGACCTGGGCGTGGTGGACCTGCTGCTGACCGGGTTCTACCCGGCGGCGACGTACCTGGCGCTGGTGCTGGCCGGACTCACCCTCGGCCGGCTCGACCTGCGGTCCCGCGCGCTGCGGCTGCGGCTCGGCATCGGCGGGGCCGCGGTCGCCACCGCCACCTACGTGACCACGGCGCTGCTGGGGCTGACCTACCCACCGCTGCCGGACGTGCTCACCGAGGGGACCGTGCCGCTGGAGCACCCGGAGCTGCTGCTGGCGGCCCGCGCGCACAGCGGTTCCTCGTTCGAGCTGATCGCCTCGCTGGGCATCGCGGTCGCGATCCTGGCGCTGTGCCTGGAACTCGCGGACCGCTACGAGCGACCGCTGCTGCCGCTGATCAAGGCGGGCACCATGGCGCTGACGCTGTACGCGCTGCACGCCCTGGTGATGTCCTGGCAGATCGTCGTCGGCGGCTGGCCGCTCAGCGGCGTGCCGGAGACGCTGGACGAGCTGGCCAGCATGGGCCCGGAAGCCGAATGGGTGCCGAACCTGCCCGCGTTCCCCGCCGACGGGCACCGCCCCGAAGGCATCGTCGGGTTCGTGAACACCTACATGTCCGAGCTGTTCCTGCTGTTCTCCCTCGGCTTCGCGAACCTGTGGAAGCGCTTCTTCCGCCGCGGTCCCCTCGAAGGCGCCGTCAGCGCCGCGGTGGACCTGTGCACCCGCAAGCTCTCCTACCGCTGAGCAGTGGTCTTGTCAGCTCGTCAGCGGCGAAGCCGCTGAGCGGCGACCACCACCCGCGGGTTCTCAGCGGTCCGCTCGCGAGGACGGCGATTTCTCAGGTGGCGGAAATCGATCCCGCGGCGAGAAGACCGCTGCGGTTCCGCCACCCGCCCCCGGAGCAGGACGAACCGATCACATCAACAAGGACAGCAGCGCGTGCCTGCGGCGCACCACGGCCCCGTAGCGGGAGTCCATCCGCAACCACGAGTCGGTGGCGCTGACCCGCACGATCTCCGACTCGGCCGGTTCCGCGACGAGGAACCCCATGCCGGAGAGCACGAACAGGCAGCGCAGCGGGATCTTCACGTCCAGCCCGGACCCGCTGACGGTGAAGACCTCCTGGTCCAGCAGCGACGCGGGCGGGGTGCCCTTCGGGCCGACGTTCTCCTTCGCCATGGCGATGCCGCGGTCGGCGACCTCGCCGACGAGCTTCGCGGGCAGGTCGTCCACCCGCCGCCACCCCTCCGGCGGCGGCAGCTCGGAACGCCACAGCAGGTCCCGCTGCGGCCCCGGATCCATCTCCGGCCCGCCCGCGACGGTCAACGAGGCCAGCAGTTCGTTGCCGGACACGGTGACGTCGGCGGGCTCCACCTCGCCTTCCACCGAGCGGGTGCACAGCGCGTCGAAGGGGGTGGCGCCCCACACGTCGAGCCGGCCGGTGCCGCCGCGGTTGCGCAGCCGGATCACCGACTGCCCGTCGAGGCGCACCGAACGGGCCACGAACGCGCCGAGGTCCTCGCG includes:
- a CDS encoding mechanosensitive ion channel family protein, whose product is MTPPLLTQPLLTQPNCVEDDGSWCQTVFSWTGNEWLAMYSELLIAKPLNILMIVIIALLVRYFVHRTISRLTRGNGGKTPKLLVPLKERRPESSAMALLSERRMQRARTIGSVLKSLSSFVIFGLALMYALKSLGIELAPILASAGVLGVAVAFGAQNLVRDFLSGMFMMVEDQYGVGDIVDLGEASGTVEAVGLRVTTLRDLNGTVWYVRNGEILRVGNSSQGFAVAVVDFPISHTSSVEKAMEVALRVATEAAAREPLSKDVLNPPDMLGVDKITSDTITLRLTVKVRPSTQWAVQRRLRVAIKRAYDEENIEPPYPHGRPQLDSAQV
- a CDS encoding globin, coding for MAGVSAPETFYDQVGGEPTFRFIVARFYEEVAKDELLRPLYPEEDLGPAEERLRLFLMQYWGGPHTYSDRRGHPRLRMRHAPFKVGPAERDAWLRCMRIAVDEADLGDEHREQLWQYLEMAAQSMMNSWF
- a CDS encoding alpha-amylase family glycosyl hydrolase; amino-acid sequence: MNAPVGDSGAAPAAPWWRDAVFYRLDLRSFADANGDGVGDLDGARLRLGYLELLGVDALWLTAVASAPLTDPLRGRGVDPVLGELESFESLVDEAHAAGLRVAVDVTAQRDRIEQLTAPEHEVFAESARFWLDRGVDALRVASVPGAGAPAGAAVREVLRALAPVIADYPGRGVGVLIDESWFDAYQDHDGWDIGIDLRLGRTLFDAGELREVITRMLASARMLGVPAVWVVAGEDRTHPVTRFGGGAAGEARARALALVSLGLPGIVGLDTGEELGLPSAGAGSRSAPPARGPMPWEGDEPSFGFSPVPGGWWPMSAEWADYTVEAQLEDPDSTLSLYRRALELRKEHPALRGDEVAWFGAPAGCFAFRREPGALTCALNASAEPVTLPPGEVLLASGELDGDRLPPNTAVWLI
- a CDS encoding DUF418 domain-containing protein, yielding MPAASPAPHHATPQRTEGSTKARGTRLLGVDLARFVAIFGMFVIHFGAPFCGGFVEVGLAQASSGRATALFTFLAGVSLAMLTGRGRPLTGSALRDARVRVAVRAVLLLLIGLALAKSTEATGFLLTVIIPFYGVYFLLSLPFLGMSPRGTGIAAAVLVLAGPQLSFLLRWLLAGDNAVAAAAGAWHSVDPGNLIADLGVVDLLLTGFYPAATYLALVLAGLTLGRLDLRSRALRLRLGIGGAAVATATYVTTALLGLTYPPLPDVLTEGTVPLEHPELLLAARAHSGSSFELIASLGIAVAILALCLELADRYERPLLPLIKAGTMALTLYALHALVMSWQIVVGGWPLSGVPETLDELASMGPEAEWVPNLPAFPADGHRPEGIVGFVNTYMSELFLLFSLGFANLWKRFFRRGPLEGAVSAAVDLCTRKLSYR